The nucleotide window TTTTTGAGTTGTATATCAGAGAGAACACGCCGTTATCAGGGCCTATGAAATAAGCATGGTCTGTTATGACAAGTATCGGCCGCCTGCTTGAACCGACGCCGGGATCAACAACCACGACATGAACTGTTTTAGGCGGGAAGAAACTGTGGCTCATGCCGATTGTAAGCGCAGCCTCTTTTATGTTGTGCGGGCTTATGCCGTGTGTAATATCAATTATCTTTGCCAGAGGGTTGATTGATAATATTACGCCTTTCATCATCCCTACAAACGGGTCTTTATAACCGAAGTCGGATGTAAGGGTTATGATCGGATTATTCTGCACCTGATGCCTCCATCTCTATCTGTGGTGACTTTATTCCGCCTGTAAGTTCGTTTAAATCAGTTATGTTGTTCTCTGCCATAAAGGATTCTATGCCTTTAATTATATCATTGGTTGCGGATGGATTTATAAAATTTGCGGTTCCGACTGCGACTGCTGTTGCGCCTGCAAGCAGGAATTCAATGGCATCAGAGGAGTTCATTATTCCGCCCATGCCGATAACAGGTATTTTAACTGCCCTGAATGTCTCATAGACCATTCTAACGGCAATTGGTTTTATCGCGGGGCCTGACAGCCCGCCTGTTATGTTTCCGAGTCTTGGCCTCTTTGTTTTTATATCAATAGCCATTCCCGTAATGGTGTTTATCAGAGAAACAGCATCAGCCCCTGCATCTTCTGCCACCTTTGCCATAAGTGCGATGTCGGTCACATTAGGTGAGAGCTTTACAATAAGAGTGAGATCTGTCACCTTCCGAACTGCGCTGACAACCTCAAAAGTCCCCTTTGGGTCTGTACCGAAAATACGCCAGTCAGCTTCTTTATTAGGACATGATATATTCATCTCAAGTCCGTGTATTCCATCCACAGCGCTTAATCTCTCTGCTGCTTTTGCATATTCGTCAATGGAATCACCAAAAAAATTAACTATTACAGATGTATCAAATTGTCTTAGAAAAGAAAGTTTTTCTCTTATAAAATTTTCTATGCCTATGTTCTGAAGTCCAATGGCATTGAGCATCCCTGCAGGCGTCTCTACGATACGAGGCGGGGGATTACCTTCTCTGGGTAAAAGGGAAAGTCCTTTTACAACAACTGCTCCGAGCTTGTTGAGGTCAACAAATTCAGAGTATTCCTCACCATAGCCGAAGGTCCCTGATGCGGTCATAACAGGGTTTTTAAGTTTCAGCTTTCCTATGTTTACCGTAAGATTCATAGTGGTTCGTTATTCGTCATTGCGAGGAGCGTAAGCGACGTGGCAATCTTTAATGGCGAGATTGCTTCGCTTTGCTCGCAATGACAAACAAGCAAAGTTGCATAATAATTTTGCGCTACCATACAATTTCACCAATCTCAAAGACAGGCCCTTCTTTGCATACCCTTTTATAGCCTTTTTTTGTTTTTACCGCGCATCCCAGACATGCTCCGACACCGCATGCCATGTTTTCCTCCATAGAGATATAGCCTTTGATTCCTTTTTCTGCGGCAAATTTAGAGACAGCCTCAAGCATTGGTGATGGGCCGCAGGCATATAACAAAAAGTTAGAAGTTAAAAGTTGAGGGTTAGAAGTTAAGAAAACATTTAAAGCATCTACAACCGTTCCTTTCCTGCCTTCGGAGCCGTCATCAGCGCTGATTATCAATTCCTTTTTAACAAGCCCCTTTAATTCGTTAAGCATGAGCAGTTCACCGCTTGTCCTTGCCCCGTAGAAAAAATGGATATTCCCTGAAAGTTTCTCTGCAAGAGGGAATAGCGACGCAATTCCTATACCTCCTGCAATGAGAACGGGAGTAAAGTTTTTGCCCGGCATCGGGTATCCATTACCTAACGGCCCGAACAAGTTTACGGTGTCTCCCTTTTTCATCTCTTTCATTCTTTCAGTACCTTTGCCTTTGATTCTGTAGAGAAACTGCAGTTCTCCGCCTTCGGCGGATGATGTTTCTCTAAAGATGCTGAAGGGACGCTTGAGTAATGGGTCATAGGAAAAATCAGTTCCGATCATATAAAATTGGCCCGGAAGCGGATGCTGCTGAATATTATCAGAACTCAGGACAAGAAGATTGTGGCCTTTGTTTACAGGAGTGTTTTCTGTTATTTTTGCTCTTATGTATTTACTCAAAGGTTATCTCTAATATCTCGTATTCCATTGTTCTTGCAGGCGCCTTAATCATTGCTGTATCGCCCACCTCTTTACCTATCAAGGCCCTGCCTACAGGCGAGCTTATGGATATTTTCCCGCTCTTAACATCTGCCTCGTCAGGGCCTACAAGCATAAAAATATATTCTTCATCTGCTGCTGTGTCCAGCACCTTTACCTTGGCGCCAAAAGCTGCC belongs to Nitrospirota bacterium and includes:
- a CDS encoding dihydroorotate dehydrogenase electron transfer subunit, coding for MSKYIRAKITENTPVNKGHNLLVLSSDNIQQHPLPGQFYMIGTDFSYDPLLKRPFSIFRETSSAEGGELQFLYRIKGKGTERMKEMKKGDTVNLFGPLGNGYPMPGKNFTPVLIAGGIGIASLFPLAEKLSGNIHFFYGARTSGELLMLNELKGLVKKELIISADDGSEGRKGTVVDALNVFLTSNPQLLTSNFLLYACGPSPMLEAVSKFAAEKGIKGYISMEENMACGVGACLGCAVKTKKGYKRVCKEGPVFEIGEIVW
- a CDS encoding dihydroorotate dehydrogenase, with translation MNLTVNIGKLKLKNPVMTASGTFGYGEEYSEFVDLNKLGAVVVKGLSLLPREGNPPPRIVETPAGMLNAIGLQNIGIENFIREKLSFLRQFDTSVIVNFFGDSIDEYAKAAERLSAVDGIHGLEMNISCPNKEADWRIFGTDPKGTFEVVSAVRKVTDLTLIVKLSPNVTDIALMAKVAEDAGADAVSLINTITGMAIDIKTKRPRLGNITGGLSGPAIKPIAVRMVYETFRAVKIPVIGMGGIMNSSDAIEFLLAGATAVAVGTANFINPSATNDIIKGIESFMAENNITDLNELTGGIKSPQIEMEASGAE